One Candidatus Nitrososphaera evergladensis SR1 genomic window carries:
- a CDS encoding ParB/RepB/Spo0J family partition protein encodes MFYILVRIINASRRKYEVIAGGRRFRASCVAGLKDVPAIVKANADDRQVLAWAIIENLQRKDLTDRETAHGLKELYAAHGYDVNTAIQNLHIINNAESDNSRTTRPQKDFLSISKQVGLSAKRQREYLQLVRDIPEEVLNHAEKQGLSMEKKQLLTRPKVIFSF; translated from the coding sequence ATATTTTATATTTTAGTAAGAATAATCAATGCAAGCAGGCGCAAGTACGAAGTCATCGCAGGAGGGCGCAGGTTCCGCGCTAGTTGTGTTGCAGGACTAAAAGACGTGCCAGCAATAGTCAAGGCGAACGCGGATGACAGGCAGGTGCTTGCATGGGCCATAATCGAGAACCTGCAAAGGAAGGACCTGACTGACAGAGAGACGGCGCACGGGCTGAAAGAGCTGTACGCTGCCCACGGCTATGATGTCAATACGGCTATTCAGAATCTCCACATAATTAATAATGCGGAGTCTGACAATTCGAGGACGACTCGTCCTCAAAAGGACTTTCTCTCCATCTCAAAACAGGTCGGCCTTTCAGCCAAGCGCCAGCGCGAATACCTGCAACTCGTACGCGACATCCCTGAAGAAGTGCTAAACCACGCAGAGAAGCAAGGTCTCAGCATGGAAAAGAAGCAGCTGCTAACCCGCCCAAAGGTCATATTCAGTTTTTGA